One Tripterygium wilfordii isolate XIE 37 chromosome 10, ASM1340144v1, whole genome shotgun sequence DNA segment encodes these proteins:
- the LOC120007528 gene encoding uncharacterized protein LOC120007528 yields MAARLSKVNRPLSQVEELAKKAMQKKKIAEANMAKNPPPRKACICAPTNHAGSFRCHLHRTTQKPLWAVQDNKSSMLDDGKPGLSRFGRAVSARSPHKSQALAVE; encoded by the exons ATGGCTGCCCG GCTTTCCAAAGTAAACAGGCCATTGAGTCAAGTAGAGGAGCTAGCCAAGAAGGCaatgcaaaagaagaagattgcaGAGGCGAACATGGCCAAGAACCCACCACCCAGAAAGGCTTGCATTTGTGCTCCAACCAACCACGCTGGCTCCTTTAGATGTCACCTCCATCGAACAACCCAAAAACCTTTATGGGCTGTACAGGACAACAAAAGCTCCATGCTTGATGATGGTAAGCCTGGGCTTTCCAGGTTTGGTAGGGCTGTCTCTGCTCGAAGCCCCCATAAGAGCCAGGCACTAGCTGTAGAGTGA
- the LOC120007526 gene encoding AUGMIN subunit 3-like isoform X1, protein MSGARLCALLGELGYQGAEALDPDSFEWPFQYDDARPILEWICSSLRPSNILSLSELSQCEQFLQEGKLLEGEDLDFAYDSISAFSTRRDNQEAVFGAEEGIKDIRDATLAYKAEALELQRQLGHLQSKFDMLTDQASALIQGRRARVAATSTVNGHLTTIDDSISARNLQMNEVLGRIGSTAQALAYYHSGDEEGIHLAYSDFHSYLLGDSSCITELNQWFTKQLDTGPFRLVAEEGKSKCSWVSLDDTSNIIVQADLETSHQQRVSELQRLRSIFGTSERQWVEAQVENAKQQAILMALKSQITSDEAHIHLDLHSLRRKHSELVGELANLYHKEEKLLSETIPDLCWELAQLQDTYILQGDYDLKVMRQEQYVNRQKAFINHLITHLVRHQLLKIACQLEKKNMLGAYSLLKVIESELQGYLTATRGRVGRCLALIQAASDVQEQGAVDDRDTFLHGVRDLLSIHSNSQAGLSTYVSAPGIVQQISALHSDLVTLQSDLENSLPEDRNRCINELCTLIQSLQQLLFASSTTAQPILTPRPLMKELDEIEKINAKLSAAVEEVTLEHCKKNEIVKHHSQEVALQRRVFVDFFCNPERLRSQVRELTARVRALQVS, encoded by the exons ATGAGCGGGGCTCGATTGTGTGCATTATTGGGTGAATTGGGGTATCAAGGGGCTGAGGCATTGGATCCGGACAGTTTTGAGTGGCCTTTCCAGTACGACGACGCGCGCCCCATTCTCGAGTGGATCTGCTCCAGCCTTCGTCCCTCAaatatactctctctctccgaGCTCTCCCA GTGCGAGCAATTTCTTCAGGAAGGGAAGTTATTGGAG GGAGAAGATCTGGACTTTGCTTATGATAGCATTTCAGCCTTCTCTACCAGGAGAGACAATCAAGAGGCAGTTTTTGGAGCTGAAGAAGGTATAAAAGATATAAG agATGCTACGCTGGCATATAAAGCTGAAGCTTTAGAGCTGCAGAGACAGCTCGGGCATTTGCAGTCAAAATTTGACATGCTCACAGACCAGGCTTCAGCTTTAATACAAGGGAGAAGGGCTCGAGTTGCCGCAACATCCACAGTCAATGGACACCTCACAACTATTGATGATAGCATTTCAGCAAGAAATCTGCAG ATGAATGAAGTTCTTGGAAGGATTGGTTCTACAGCACAGGCATTGGCCTATTATCATTCTGGTGATG AGGAGGGCATCCACTTGGCTTACTCTGACTTCCATTCGTACTTACTTGGGGATTCATCTTGTATAACAGAACTTAACCAGTGGTTTACTAAGCAATTGGACACG GGTCCTTTCCGCTTAGTTGCTGAGGAGGGCAAGTCTAAATGTTCATGGGTGAGTCTTGATGACACTTCAAATATTATTGTACAAG CAGATTTAGAGACGTCTCATCAGCAACGTGTATCAGAGTTGCAACGGTTACGCTCTAT ATTTGGGACAAGTGAAAGGCAGTGGGTTGAAGCCCAGGTTGAGAATGCTAAGCAGCAAGCTATTCTCATGGCCCTTAAATCGCAGATAACATCAGATGAGGCACACATTCATCTTGATCTTCATTCCCTTAG GAGAAAGCATTCAGAATTGGTTGGAGAGCTTGCAAATCTTTATCACAAAGAGGAGAAGTTGTTATCTGAG ACCATTCCAGATCTTTGTTGGGAGTTGGCTCAACTTCAAGACACATATATTTTGCAAG GTGATTATGATCTAAAGGTCATGCGTCAGGAACAGTATGTAAATCGACAAAAAGCG TTCATAAACCATCTAATCACTCATCTTGTAAGGCATCAGCTCTTAAAAATAGCTTGTCAGCTGGAAAAGAAGAACATGCTTGGAGCATATTCATTGCTTAAAGTTATTGAGTCAGAGCTTCAAGGGTACCTGACAGCAACCCGAGGCCGAGTG GGGCGTTGTTTGGCACTGATTCAAGCTGCATCAGATGTCCAAGAACAAGGAGCAGTCGATGACCGGGATACATTTCTACATGGTGTTAGAGACCTTTTGAGTATCCATTCAA ATTCTCAAGCTGGGTTATCGACATATGTATCTGCTCCTGGCATTGTTCAGCAGATTTCTGCTCTTCATTCAGATTTGGTGACTCTTCAGTCTGATCTTGAAAATTCGCTTCCAGAGGACAGGAATAGATGCATCAATGAGTT ATGCACTCTCATTCAAAGTTTACAGCAGTTGCTGTTTGCATCATCAACAACTGCACAACCCATACTGACACCACGG CCATTAATGAAAGAACTCGATGAAATCGAGAAGATTAATGCAAAACTCTCTGCTGCGGTTGAAGAGGTGACACTTGAGCACTGCAAGAAGAATGAG ATTGTGAAGCATCATTCACAAGAGGTTGCTCTTCAAAGGCGTGTTTTTGTCGACTTTTTTTGCAATCCTGAGCGTTTGCGAAGCCAAGTTAGAGAACTGACTGCACGAGTGAGAGCACTGCAGGTTTCTTAA
- the LOC120007527 gene encoding uncharacterized protein LOC120007527 produces the protein MLSRATKRLQTISPCLWSATHQLRFVRTEAGQGRRRSKPLAFNKKKTDESSEWWVVDGEMHEIGDNVPLRERFVIPRDNIPNRRRKQLREQFMRRTRLVLKESEHEPWSKRYMELYNELRENWERLYWDEGYSKKLAQDHANYESAEEDDQDFNPYRSRRSASEPMKDQSYGRNRQGDMWEKVSHIRDKFESDREKRMKEKAFAPMNGGGESMDLQDSRFQNRGFDPKRYFSD, from the exons aTGCTTTCACGGGCAACAAAGCGACTACAGACCATAAGCCCATGCCTTTGGTCGGCGACGCACCAGCTGCGGTTCGTTCGAACCGAAGCTGGTCAGGGAAGGCGGCGTTCTAAGCCTCTGGCGTTCAACAAAAAGAAGACAGATGAAAGTTCAGAGTGGTGGGTAGTCGATGGAGAGATGCATGAGATCGGTGATAACGTGCCGCTGCGTGAGCGCTTCGTAATCCCAAGAGACAACATCCCCAACAGGCGTCGGAAGCAGCTTCGGGAACAGTTTATGCGCCGCACTCGCCTTGTGCTCAAGGAATCG GAGCACGAGCCTTGGAGCAAAAGGTATATGGAACTCTATAATGAGCTTAGAGAAAACTGGGAGAGGCTGTACTGGGATGAGGGCTACTCTAAGAAACTTGCGCAAGATCATGCTAACTATGAATCTGCTGAGGAAGATGATCAAGATTTTAACCCATACAG GAGTAGGCGATCCGCCAGTGAACCCATGAAG GACCAGAGCTATGGTAGAAACAGACAAGGTGATATGTGGGAAAAAGTCAGCCACATTCGTGACAAATTTGAATCTGACAGAgagaaaagaatgaaagaaaaag CATTTGCGCCAATGAATGGTGGTGGGGAATCAATGGACTTGCAAGATTCAAGGTTCCAGAACCGGGGTTTTGATCCCAAGAGATACTTTTCAGACTGA
- the LOC120007526 gene encoding AUGMIN subunit 3-like isoform X2, translating into MSGARLCALLGELGYQGAEALDPDSFEWPFQYDDARPILEWICSSLRPSNILSLSELSQCEQFLQEGKLLEGEDLDFAYDSISAFSTRRDNQEAVFGAEEGIKDIRDATLAYKAEALELQRQLGHLQSKFDMLTDQASALIQGRRARVAATSTVNGHLTTIDDSISARNLQMNEVLGRIGSTAQALAYYHSGDEEGIHLAYSDFHSYLLGDSSCITELNQWFTKQLDTGPFRLVAEEGKSKCSWVSLDDTSNIIVQDLETSHQQRVSELQRLRSIFGTSERQWVEAQVENAKQQAILMALKSQITSDEAHIHLDLHSLRRKHSELVGELANLYHKEEKLLSETIPDLCWELAQLQDTYILQGDYDLKVMRQEQYVNRQKAFINHLITHLVRHQLLKIACQLEKKNMLGAYSLLKVIESELQGYLTATRGRVGRCLALIQAASDVQEQGAVDDRDTFLHGVRDLLSIHSNSQAGLSTYVSAPGIVQQISALHSDLVTLQSDLENSLPEDRNRCINELCTLIQSLQQLLFASSTTAQPILTPRPLMKELDEIEKINAKLSAAVEEVTLEHCKKNEIVKHHSQEVALQRRVFVDFFCNPERLRSQVRELTARVRALQVS; encoded by the exons ATGAGCGGGGCTCGATTGTGTGCATTATTGGGTGAATTGGGGTATCAAGGGGCTGAGGCATTGGATCCGGACAGTTTTGAGTGGCCTTTCCAGTACGACGACGCGCGCCCCATTCTCGAGTGGATCTGCTCCAGCCTTCGTCCCTCAaatatactctctctctccgaGCTCTCCCA GTGCGAGCAATTTCTTCAGGAAGGGAAGTTATTGGAG GGAGAAGATCTGGACTTTGCTTATGATAGCATTTCAGCCTTCTCTACCAGGAGAGACAATCAAGAGGCAGTTTTTGGAGCTGAAGAAGGTATAAAAGATATAAG agATGCTACGCTGGCATATAAAGCTGAAGCTTTAGAGCTGCAGAGACAGCTCGGGCATTTGCAGTCAAAATTTGACATGCTCACAGACCAGGCTTCAGCTTTAATACAAGGGAGAAGGGCTCGAGTTGCCGCAACATCCACAGTCAATGGACACCTCACAACTATTGATGATAGCATTTCAGCAAGAAATCTGCAG ATGAATGAAGTTCTTGGAAGGATTGGTTCTACAGCACAGGCATTGGCCTATTATCATTCTGGTGATG AGGAGGGCATCCACTTGGCTTACTCTGACTTCCATTCGTACTTACTTGGGGATTCATCTTGTATAACAGAACTTAACCAGTGGTTTACTAAGCAATTGGACACG GGTCCTTTCCGCTTAGTTGCTGAGGAGGGCAAGTCTAAATGTTCATGGGTGAGTCTTGATGACACTTCAAATATTATTGTACAAG ATTTAGAGACGTCTCATCAGCAACGTGTATCAGAGTTGCAACGGTTACGCTCTAT ATTTGGGACAAGTGAAAGGCAGTGGGTTGAAGCCCAGGTTGAGAATGCTAAGCAGCAAGCTATTCTCATGGCCCTTAAATCGCAGATAACATCAGATGAGGCACACATTCATCTTGATCTTCATTCCCTTAG GAGAAAGCATTCAGAATTGGTTGGAGAGCTTGCAAATCTTTATCACAAAGAGGAGAAGTTGTTATCTGAG ACCATTCCAGATCTTTGTTGGGAGTTGGCTCAACTTCAAGACACATATATTTTGCAAG GTGATTATGATCTAAAGGTCATGCGTCAGGAACAGTATGTAAATCGACAAAAAGCG TTCATAAACCATCTAATCACTCATCTTGTAAGGCATCAGCTCTTAAAAATAGCTTGTCAGCTGGAAAAGAAGAACATGCTTGGAGCATATTCATTGCTTAAAGTTATTGAGTCAGAGCTTCAAGGGTACCTGACAGCAACCCGAGGCCGAGTG GGGCGTTGTTTGGCACTGATTCAAGCTGCATCAGATGTCCAAGAACAAGGAGCAGTCGATGACCGGGATACATTTCTACATGGTGTTAGAGACCTTTTGAGTATCCATTCAA ATTCTCAAGCTGGGTTATCGACATATGTATCTGCTCCTGGCATTGTTCAGCAGATTTCTGCTCTTCATTCAGATTTGGTGACTCTTCAGTCTGATCTTGAAAATTCGCTTCCAGAGGACAGGAATAGATGCATCAATGAGTT ATGCACTCTCATTCAAAGTTTACAGCAGTTGCTGTTTGCATCATCAACAACTGCACAACCCATACTGACACCACGG CCATTAATGAAAGAACTCGATGAAATCGAGAAGATTAATGCAAAACTCTCTGCTGCGGTTGAAGAGGTGACACTTGAGCACTGCAAGAAGAATGAG ATTGTGAAGCATCATTCACAAGAGGTTGCTCTTCAAAGGCGTGTTTTTGTCGACTTTTTTTGCAATCCTGAGCGTTTGCGAAGCCAAGTTAGAGAACTGACTGCACGAGTGAGAGCACTGCAGGTTTCTTAA
- the LOC120007963 gene encoding uncharacterized protein LOC120007963, with product MEDYYYKRSYVPAFGSWDWNNDLPFTQCFESARQPQAQAQAQFGYSEDRDLYVAGDLYQNDVVESAVIVVPRRSAKVRHVKEEKASNWVVKEGEAPPSPTAIIMNRPTPKPVDEDLYTTSPDMKSREKRGLGFLSSCLMPTCAT from the exons ATGGAA GATTATTATTACAAGAGGAGTTATGTGCCGGCATTTGGTAGCTGGGATTGGAACAATGATCTTCCTTTCACTCAGTGTTTCGAGTCAGCTAGGCAGCCTCAGGCTCAGGCTCAGGCTCAGTTCGGTTACTCTGAAGACCGTGATCTCTACGTCGCCGGTGATTTGTACCAGAACGACGTCGTTGAATCTGCCGTCATTGTTGTTCCTCGCCGAAGC GCAAAAGTACGTCatgtgaaagaagaaaaggcaAGTAACTGGGTTGTGAAAGAGGGGGAGGCACCACCAAGCCCCACTGCCATTATCATGAACAGGCCAACACCTAAACCTGTTGATGAAGATTTGTACACTACATCACCAGACATGAAGTCCAGAGAG aagAGAGGATTGGGTTTCCTTTCAAGCTGCTTGATGCCAACTTGTGCTACTTGA
- the LOC120007097 gene encoding protein PEP-RELATED DEVELOPMENT ARRESTED 1, chloroplastic-like, producing MLQSTFNFLPSNLTSTSAPDLLSLPPLSFTSKPSSCCQHYQCRLKQPQKRGRLLALCSSYAVGGGFPDEELDMRDRANGSSRTPEQKGQKIDPTQYEAILKGGEQVTSVLEEMITLLEETNTDEASEEVAVQLAAHGVIGKRVDEMESGFMMALDYMIQIAERDQDDKRKSLLEVIKETVLSHLAKKCPPHVQVVGLLCRTPEKESRQELLRRVAAGGGVFGNKNDTKVHLPGANLNDIANQADDLLESMETQPVVPDRRLLARLVLIREEARNMMGGGILDERNDRGFNTLPESEVNFLTKLVALKPGKTVQEMIRNVMLGKDEGADNSGSEEDKTVGKQVSGGIAGRASVTGRTPRPVRPGMFLETVSKVLGGIYSGNVSGITAQHLEWVHQKTLQVLQEIAF from the exons ATGTTGCAGAGCACCTTCAATTTCTTGCCCTCAAATCTGACCAGTACATCTGCTCCTGATCTTCTCTCGCTCCCTCCACTCTCCTTCACATCAAAACCCTCCTCTTGCTGCCAGCATTACCAGTGTCGGCTAAAACAACCCCAGAAAAGGGGGCGGTTGTTGGCACTATGTTCCAGTTATGCGGTTGGTGGTGGATTCCCAGATGAGGAATTGGATATGCGAGACAGAGCAAATGGCAGCAGTAGAACCCCAGAACAAAAGGGCCAGAAAATAGACCCTACCCAGTATGAAGCTATTCTTAAAGGAGGTGAACAGGTCACTTCTGTTCTTGAAGAGATGATCACCCTT TTGGAAGAAACAAACACGGATGAAGCGTCTGAGGAGGTGGCAGTGCAATTGGCTGCACATGGAGTCATTGGGAAAAGAGTGGATGAAATGGAATCAGGGTTTATGATGGCACTAGAttatatgattcaaattgctgaaagGGATCAGGATGACAAG CGGAAGTCATTATTGGAAGTGATCAAGGAGACTGTACTATCTCATCTTGCAAAAAAATGCCCCCCACAT GTTCAAGTGGTTGGTTTGCTCTGTAGAACTCCTGAGAAAGAAAGCAGACAAGAACTACTTCGTCGAGTGGCTGCTGGTGGAGGTGTTTTTGGAAACAAGAATGACACCAAAGTCCATCTTCCTGGAGCAAATCTTAATGACATAGCTAATCAGGCTGATGATTTACTTGAA TCCATGGAAACTCAGCCTGTTGTTCCAGATCGGAGACTGCTGGCAAGGCTTGTTTTGATCAGAGAGGAAGCTCGAAATATGATGGGAGGTGGAATACTGGATGAGAGAAATGATCGCGGCTTCAATACACTTCCTGAATCAGAG GTGAATTTCTTGACCAAATTGGTAGCTTTGAAACCTGGGAAAACTGTCcaggaaatgataagaaatgTAATGCTGGGGAAGGATGAAGGTGCTGACAATTCTGGCAGTGAGGAGGATAAAACTGTGGGCAAACAGGTTTCTGGTGGAATCGCTGGAAGA GCAAGTGTTACAGGACGAACGCCACGTCCTGTACGCCCTGGCATGTTTCTTGAGACTGTCTCCAAG GTCTTAGGTGGTATATACTCTGGAAATGTCTCTGGGATTACAGCACAACATCTGGAATGG GTTCATCAAAAGACGCTTCAAGTTCTTCAGGAAATAGCATTTTAG
- the LOC120007066 gene encoding uncharacterized protein At5g48480-like, with amino-acid sequence MAQEEVKNGGSEKAAAAVAFTTLKPQLLVEAPKANDAVLFYKAAFGVVELDRTSQSKRKAEQELPLILSAQLQLAGSTFVVSDVDADSDATLKTGGSGCVLCLETEDVEAAIAKAVAAGAVAEGGIADGQDACCGGRVGKVKDPYGFVWLICSSTKKCATVEA; translated from the exons ATGGCGCAAGAGGAGGTTAAGAACGGAGGCTCTGAGAAGGCAGCAGCGGCTGTGGCATTCACTACGTTGAAGCCGCAGTTGCTGGTGGAAGCACCCAAGGCGAACGACGCTGTTCTGTTCTACAAAGCTGCTTTTGGTGTGGTGGAGCTGGACCGCACTTCCCAGTCGAAGCGCAAGGCTGAGCAGGAGCTCCCTCTCATCCTGTCGGCCCAGCTCCAGCTCGCCGGCTCCACCTTCGTCGTCTCTGACGTTGATGCGGACTCTGATGCTAC GCTGAAGACTGGGGGATCTGGATGTGTGCTATGCCTGGAGACTGAAGATGTGGAAGCTGCCATCGCCAAGGCCGTTGCCGCCGGAGCTGTTGCAGAGGGGGGTATTGCGGACGGTCAAGACGCGTGCTGTGGTGGACGCGTGGGAAAGGTGAAGGATCCTTATGGCTTCGTTTGGCTCATTTGCTCGTCTACCAAGAAGTGTGCTACTGTAGAAGCATAG